One Phalacrocorax carbo chromosome 12, bPhaCar2.1, whole genome shotgun sequence genomic window carries:
- the TRIM8 gene encoding E3 ubiquitin-protein ligase TRIM8: protein MAENWKNCFEEELICPICLHVFVEPVQLPCKHNFCRGCIGEAWAKESGLVRCPECNQAYNQKPNLEKNLKLTNIVEKFNSLNLEKPPSVLHCVFCRRGPPLPAQKICLRCEAPCCQSHVQTHLQQPSTARGHLLVEADDVRAWSCPQHNAYRLYHCEAEQVAVCQFCCYYSGAHQGHSVCDVEIRRNEIRKMLMKQQDRLEEREQDIEEQLYKLESDKRLVEEKVSQLKDEVRLQYEKMHQILDEDLRKTMEILDKAQAKFCNENAAQVLHLNERMQEAKKLLSSVQVMFDKTEDINFMKNTKSVKILMDRTQNCTGGSLPPPKIGHLNSKLFLNEIAKKEKQLRKLLEGPLSTPVPFLQSIPMYPCTVSNSGAEKRKHSTAFPEGSFLEPSSGTVASQYMSQGASAGEGQSAQAMVPCSSTQHIVGLPSGPQPVHSGSVFNPSHYPNTTSSQQSVLSQYGGRKILVCSVDNCYCSSVSNHSGHQPYPRSGHFPWTVSSQEYSHPLPPAPAVPQSLPGLAVREWIDASQQHGRQDFYRVYGQPSAKHYVTS from the exons ATGGCTGAGAATTGGAAGAACTGCTTCGAAGAGGAGCTCATCTGCCCCATTTGCCTGCACGTCTTCGTGGAGCCGGTCCAGCTGCCCTGCAAGCACAACTTCTGCCGGGGCTGCATCGGGGAGGCGTGGGCCAAGGAGTCGGGCTTGGTGCGGTGCCCGGAGTGCAACCAGGCCTACAACCAGAAGCCCAACCTGGAGAAGAACCTGAAGCTCACCAACATTGTGGAGAAGTTCAACTCCCTCAACCTGGAGAAGCCCCCCTCTGTCTTGCACTGCGTCTTTTGCCGCCGGGGCCCGCCGCTGCCGGCCCAGAAGATCTGTTTGAGGTGCGAGGCTCCGTGTTGCCAGTCCCACGTCCAGACCCACCTGCAGCAGCCCTCCACGGCCCGGGGCCATCTCCTGGTGGAGGCGGACGATGTGCGGGCCTGGAGCTGCCCCCAGCACAACGCCTACCGCCTGTACCACTGCGAGGCCGAGCAGGTGGCCGTCTGCCAGTTCTGCTGCTACTACAGCGGGGCCCACCAGGGACACTCGGTCTGCGACGTGGAGATCCGCCGCAATGAGATCAGG AAGATGCTGATGAAGCAGCAGGACCGCCTGGAGGAGCGGGAACAAGATATTGAAGAGCAGCTCTACAAGCTGGAATCGGACAAGCGGCTGGTCGAG gAGAAGGTGAGCCAGCTGAAGGACGAGGTGCGTCTGCAGTACGAGAAGATGCACCAGATCTTGGACGAGGACTTGCGGAAGACCATGGAGATCCTGGACAAGGCCCAGGCCAAGTTCTGCAACGAGAACGCGGCCCAGGTCCTCCACCTCAATGAACGCATGCAGGAGGCCAAGAAACTCCTCAGCTCTGTCCAGGTCATGTTCGACAAAACCGAGGACATCAACTTCATGAAG AACACCAAGTCTGTGAAAATCTTAATGGACAG GACCCAGAACTGTACAGGTGGCAGCCTGCCCCCGCCCAAAATCGGCCACCTCAACTCCAAGCTCTTCCTGAATGAGATCGCCaagaaggagaagcagctcaGGAAGTTGCTGGAAG GTCCTCTGAGCACCCCCGTccccttcctgcagagcatccccATGTACCCCTGCACCGTCAGCAACTCCGGCGCGGAGAAGCGCAAGCACTCCACCGCCTTTCCCGAGGGCAGCTTCCTCGAGCCATCGTCTGGGACTGTGGCGAGCCAGTACATGAGCCAGGGTGCTTCGGCTGGCGAGGGGCAGTCCGCACAAGCCATGGTGCCTTGTAGCTCCACGCAGCACATAGTTGGACTTCCCAGCGGCCCGCAGCCGGTGCACTCGGGCTCCGTCTTCAACCCATCTCACTACCCCAACACCACGTCATCTCAGCAGTCCGTGCTCTCCCAGTACGGTGGGCGAAAAATCCTCGTCTGCTCAGTGGATAACTGTTACTGTTCCTCCGTGTCCAACCACAGCGGGCACCAGCCCTACCCACGGTCGGGGCACTTCCCCTGGACGGTCTCCTCGCAGGAGTACTCCCACCCACTGCCGCCTGCCCCTGCCGTCCCCCAGTCGCTCCCGGGACTTGCCGTGAGGGAATGGATTGACGCATCCCAGCAGCACGGGCGGCAGGATTTCTATAGGGTCTACGGCCAGCCGTCGGCGAAACACTACGTCACCAGTTAA